One genomic segment of Drosophila willistoni isolate 14030-0811.24 chromosome 2R unlocalized genomic scaffold, UCI_dwil_1.1 Seg200, whole genome shotgun sequence includes these proteins:
- the LOC6641682 gene encoding centrosomal protein of 104 kDa isoform X2, translating to MAKKISFNVVFASDEDNSFPASELNNHGPTVHGWRSSASSSLNTHDIILRFHQPAKIYRIQLLAHQYLIPEKVELWLHYSPKSMPSTPSSQYFDFLGFVALADNSNTNYKSRELQSVTVTPRRGTHLKLRLIGAQCNELNQTGQISLLAVNILGEDLDVGNGNGEDQQQQQQLCSSSSSDTAPLDTATGELALASICDDLLFSMYVEESIVHYIRELEMRKTQAVNAERFEYARKLKLCMTALRTAGERLGRYSLAKRQAVQQEDFTTAKLRKEQMEMYRSTVLKQLQVQQLLETQGIETCNDQSCEIYAGGKPSLPPAPSLQDVAHALADAALSPKSQSHQDDKSSTDGSLGQTSNESVITTTTTTAATPLVPTATFSTHVANAGGWRKSHDELPQSPRLPSRHSSPMSSRQGSLRRRNKSVPRNSYEDYEERAIPTLRQECQGNALLEADPNRGRSRLNDRERRQAALPILVFGNELVEQFYSRQFQDREDGLMRLRNFLKEQELMESAETNSNEHAASPNKVARSAALLLHRAVRDAVYSVFNQATETVRVMFLEYVPGRVSPSEVARCVDRLLPELLAKSGDPSARLHTLAQHTILSIAACPEVAEQHLVAPALSRSVGSGTHQRLAMSRLQMLEQLVNTQGISTDKHSGLTCRALSECGCSGIHHPAEPVRKVAERIILIVYKMNPRLVRKQLPPDDDITRRNLLYRQLFTEFDKIDLERKQELMEESNKYVVAVGHSSSDATTSHMDKASTSSDASRLMMKSKSGHGPGLASSNGYNSCNGKQQYNEQLKRSMLSASNSRKGSASNSESTEDNTPKIHCPFCDWSCSGNDASQLDRHYWKTCPFLTKCPQCSQVLEVAALNYHLTTECDAKDSYVVCTRCTESVHKQLYELHQMEDYCRELKTGAARCPLCHDDVHLPQDGGWKLHLLSTGGCPGNTRKKNMKKPN from the exons ATGGCCAAAAAGATATCCTTCAATGTGGTTTTTGCCTCAG ATGAGGATAACAGTTTTCCGGCTAGCGAGCTGAACAATCATGGCCCAACCGTACATGGATGGAGGAGCTCGGCTAGCAGCTCATTGAATACACATGACATCATCTTACGTTTCCATCAGCCCGCAAAGATCTACAGGATACAATTGTTAGCCCATCAATATCTAATAC CCGAAAAGGTAGAACTATGGCTACACTATTCACCCAAGTCGATGCCCAGCACTCCATCTTCACagtattttgattttcttggtTTTGTGGCTCTGGCCGATAATTCCAACACCAATTACAAATCTCGTGAACTACAAAGCGTCACGGTGACGCCAAGACGAGGCACCCATTTGAAGTTACGTCTAATTGGAGCTCAATGCAATGAGTTAAATCAAACGGGACAGATTTCTCTTTTGGCTGTCAATATTCTAGGCGAAGATTTAGATgttggaaatggaaatggtgaggatcagcagcaacagcagcagctttGTAGTAGCAGCAGTAGCGATACAGCACCCTTGGACACAGCAACCGGAGAATTGGCCTTGGCTTCCATTTGTGATGACTTGCTTTTCTCCATGTATGTGGAAGAATCAATTGTTCATTACATAAGAGAATTGGAGATGCGTAAAACCCAAGCGGTCAATGCGGAACGATTTGAATATGCCCGCAAACTGAAACTTTGTATGACCGCACTTCGTACAGCCGGCGAACGTTTGGGTCGATATTCTTTGGCCAAGAGACAGGCGGTGCAACAGGAGGATTTTACCACAGCCAAATTAAGAAAAGagcaaatggaaatgtatcgTTCGACCGTACTAAAGCAATTACAAGTCCAGCAGCTGTTAGAAACTCAAGGTATCGAAACATGTAATGATCAAAGTTGCGAAATTTATGCTGGAGGCAAACCAAGCCTGCCGCCAGCACCAAGTCTCCAAGATGTGGCGCATGCCTTGGCCGATGCGGCTCTCAGTCCGAAGAGTCAGAGTCACCAAGATGACAAATCGTCTACAGATGGCTCATTGGGGCAAACTAGTAATGAGAGTgtgataacaacaacaacaacaacggcggCCACTCCATTAGTGCCAACTGCTACCTTTTCCACACATGTGGCCAATGCTGGAGGCTGGCGAAAATCTCACGATGAATTGCCACAATCACCACGTTTGCCCTCACGTCACAGTTCACCCATGTCGAGTCGTCAGGGTTCGCTAAGGCGACGCAATAAAAGTGTTCCACGTAACTCGTATGAGGATTACGAAGAACGAGCCATACCCACATTGAGGCA GGAGTGCCAGGGAAATGCCCTACTCGAAGCGGATCCAAATCGGGGACGTTCGCGTCTCAATGATCGTGAACGTCGCCAAGCCGCCTTACCCATTCTTGTGTTTGGAAATGAACTG GTGGAACAGTTCTATTCACGTCAATTTCAGGATCGTGAGGATGGTCTAATGCGTTTGAGAAATTTCCTTAAAGAGCAGGAATTGATGGAGTCAGCGGAAACGAACAGCAATGAACATGCAGCCAGTCCCAATAAGGTGGCACGTTCAGCTGCTCTGCTCCTGCATCGTGCTGTGCGAGATGCTGTCTATTCTGTCTTTAATCAGGCTACCGAAACTGTTCGTGTTATGTTCCTTGAATATGTGCCAGGACGTGTTTCACCCAGCGAGGTGGCACGATGTGTTGATCGTTTGCTGCCTGAATTGCTGGCCAAATCTGGTGATCCATCTGCCAGGCTACATACATTGGCTCAGCATACTATATTAAGTATAGCAGCCTGTCCCGAAGTGGCCGAACAGCATTTGGTGGCTCCAGCTCTTTCACGAAGCGTTGGCTCAGGCACCCATCAGCGTCTGGCCATGAGCCGTTTGCAGATGTTAGAGCAGCTAGTCAATACTCAAGGTATCAGCACCGATAAGCACAGTGGTCTTACATGTCGGGCTCTGTCAGAATGCGGCTGTTCGGGCATTCATCATCCTGCGGAACCCGTGCGAAAAGTTGCTGAGCGTATAATCCTAATTGTCTATAAAATGAATCCTCGATTAGTGCGCAAACAATTGCCTCCCGATGATGATATCACTCGTCGCAATCTGCTGTATCGTCAACTCTTCaccgaatttgataaaatcGATTTGGAACGCAAGCAGGAACTAATGGAAGAATCCAATAAATATGTTGTAGCTGTTGGCCATAGTTCAAGTGATGCAACTACCAGCCATATGGATAAGGCCAGTACCAGTTCAGATGCCTCGCGATTAATGATGAAAAGCAAAAGTGGGCATGGTCCTGGTCTTGCCTCTAGCAATGGTTACAACAGTTGCAATGGCAAACAGCAATATAATGAGCAATTAAAACGTTCCATGCTTTCCGCCTCCAATTCGAGAAAAGGTTCTGCCTCAAATTCAGAGTCCACGGAGGATAACACACCGAAAAT ACATTGCCCCTTTTGCGATTGGTCTTGTTCTGGCAACGATGCTAGTCAATTGGATCGTCACTATTGGAAGACATGCCCATTTCTCACCAAGTGCCCACAATGCAGCCAAGTGCTGGAGGTAGCTGCCCTGAATTATCATTTGACTA CTGAATGTGATGCTAAGGATAGCTATGTCGTCTGC
- the LOC6641682 gene encoding centrosomal protein of 104 kDa isoform X1, whose protein sequence is MAKKISFNVVFASDEDNSFPASELNNHGPTVHGWRSSASSSLNTHDIILRFHQPAKIYRIQLLAHQYLIPEKVELWLHYSPKSMPSTPSSQYFDFLGFVALADNSNTNYKSRELQSVTVTPRRGTHLKLRLIGAQCNELNQTGQISLLAVNILGEDLDVGNGNGEDQQQQQQLCSSSSSDTAPLDTATGELALASICDDLLFSMYVEESIVHYIRELEMRKTQAVNAERFEYARKLKLCMTALRTAGERLGRYSLAKRQAVQQEDFTTAKLRKEQMEMYRSTVLKQLQVQQLLETQGIETCNDQSCEIYAGGKPSLPPAPSLQDVAHALADAALSPKSQSHQDDKSSTDGSLGQTSNESVITTTTTTAATPLVPTATFSTHVANAGGWRKSHDELPQSPRLPSRHSSPMSSRQGSLRRRNKSVPRNSYEDYEERAIPTLRHSNTNEFLRECQGNALLEADPNRGRSRLNDRERRQAALPILVFGNELVEQFYSRQFQDREDGLMRLRNFLKEQELMESAETNSNEHAASPNKVARSAALLLHRAVRDAVYSVFNQATETVRVMFLEYVPGRVSPSEVARCVDRLLPELLAKSGDPSARLHTLAQHTILSIAACPEVAEQHLVAPALSRSVGSGTHQRLAMSRLQMLEQLVNTQGISTDKHSGLTCRALSECGCSGIHHPAEPVRKVAERIILIVYKMNPRLVRKQLPPDDDITRRNLLYRQLFTEFDKIDLERKQELMEESNKYVVAVGHSSSDATTSHMDKASTSSDASRLMMKSKSGHGPGLASSNGYNSCNGKQQYNEQLKRSMLSASNSRKGSASNSESTEDNTPKIHCPFCDWSCSGNDASQLDRHYWKTCPFLTKCPQCSQVLEVAALNYHLTTECDAKDSYVVCTRCTESVHKQLYELHQMEDYCRELKTGAARCPLCHDDVHLPQDGGWKLHLLSTGGCPGNTRKKNMKKPN, encoded by the exons ATGGCCAAAAAGATATCCTTCAATGTGGTTTTTGCCTCAG ATGAGGATAACAGTTTTCCGGCTAGCGAGCTGAACAATCATGGCCCAACCGTACATGGATGGAGGAGCTCGGCTAGCAGCTCATTGAATACACATGACATCATCTTACGTTTCCATCAGCCCGCAAAGATCTACAGGATACAATTGTTAGCCCATCAATATCTAATAC CCGAAAAGGTAGAACTATGGCTACACTATTCACCCAAGTCGATGCCCAGCACTCCATCTTCACagtattttgattttcttggtTTTGTGGCTCTGGCCGATAATTCCAACACCAATTACAAATCTCGTGAACTACAAAGCGTCACGGTGACGCCAAGACGAGGCACCCATTTGAAGTTACGTCTAATTGGAGCTCAATGCAATGAGTTAAATCAAACGGGACAGATTTCTCTTTTGGCTGTCAATATTCTAGGCGAAGATTTAGATgttggaaatggaaatggtgaggatcagcagcaacagcagcagctttGTAGTAGCAGCAGTAGCGATACAGCACCCTTGGACACAGCAACCGGAGAATTGGCCTTGGCTTCCATTTGTGATGACTTGCTTTTCTCCATGTATGTGGAAGAATCAATTGTTCATTACATAAGAGAATTGGAGATGCGTAAAACCCAAGCGGTCAATGCGGAACGATTTGAATATGCCCGCAAACTGAAACTTTGTATGACCGCACTTCGTACAGCCGGCGAACGTTTGGGTCGATATTCTTTGGCCAAGAGACAGGCGGTGCAACAGGAGGATTTTACCACAGCCAAATTAAGAAAAGagcaaatggaaatgtatcgTTCGACCGTACTAAAGCAATTACAAGTCCAGCAGCTGTTAGAAACTCAAGGTATCGAAACATGTAATGATCAAAGTTGCGAAATTTATGCTGGAGGCAAACCAAGCCTGCCGCCAGCACCAAGTCTCCAAGATGTGGCGCATGCCTTGGCCGATGCGGCTCTCAGTCCGAAGAGTCAGAGTCACCAAGATGACAAATCGTCTACAGATGGCTCATTGGGGCAAACTAGTAATGAGAGTgtgataacaacaacaacaacaacggcggCCACTCCATTAGTGCCAACTGCTACCTTTTCCACACATGTGGCCAATGCTGGAGGCTGGCGAAAATCTCACGATGAATTGCCACAATCACCACGTTTGCCCTCACGTCACAGTTCACCCATGTCGAGTCGTCAGGGTTCGCTAAGGCGACGCAATAAAAGTGTTCCACGTAACTCGTATGAGGATTACGAAGAACGAGCCATACCCACATTGAGGCA tTCAAATACTAATGAATTTTTAAGGGAGTGCCAGGGAAATGCCCTACTCGAAGCGGATCCAAATCGGGGACGTTCGCGTCTCAATGATCGTGAACGTCGCCAAGCCGCCTTACCCATTCTTGTGTTTGGAAATGAACTG GTGGAACAGTTCTATTCACGTCAATTTCAGGATCGTGAGGATGGTCTAATGCGTTTGAGAAATTTCCTTAAAGAGCAGGAATTGATGGAGTCAGCGGAAACGAACAGCAATGAACATGCAGCCAGTCCCAATAAGGTGGCACGTTCAGCTGCTCTGCTCCTGCATCGTGCTGTGCGAGATGCTGTCTATTCTGTCTTTAATCAGGCTACCGAAACTGTTCGTGTTATGTTCCTTGAATATGTGCCAGGACGTGTTTCACCCAGCGAGGTGGCACGATGTGTTGATCGTTTGCTGCCTGAATTGCTGGCCAAATCTGGTGATCCATCTGCCAGGCTACATACATTGGCTCAGCATACTATATTAAGTATAGCAGCCTGTCCCGAAGTGGCCGAACAGCATTTGGTGGCTCCAGCTCTTTCACGAAGCGTTGGCTCAGGCACCCATCAGCGTCTGGCCATGAGCCGTTTGCAGATGTTAGAGCAGCTAGTCAATACTCAAGGTATCAGCACCGATAAGCACAGTGGTCTTACATGTCGGGCTCTGTCAGAATGCGGCTGTTCGGGCATTCATCATCCTGCGGAACCCGTGCGAAAAGTTGCTGAGCGTATAATCCTAATTGTCTATAAAATGAATCCTCGATTAGTGCGCAAACAATTGCCTCCCGATGATGATATCACTCGTCGCAATCTGCTGTATCGTCAACTCTTCaccgaatttgataaaatcGATTTGGAACGCAAGCAGGAACTAATGGAAGAATCCAATAAATATGTTGTAGCTGTTGGCCATAGTTCAAGTGATGCAACTACCAGCCATATGGATAAGGCCAGTACCAGTTCAGATGCCTCGCGATTAATGATGAAAAGCAAAAGTGGGCATGGTCCTGGTCTTGCCTCTAGCAATGGTTACAACAGTTGCAATGGCAAACAGCAATATAATGAGCAATTAAAACGTTCCATGCTTTCCGCCTCCAATTCGAGAAAAGGTTCTGCCTCAAATTCAGAGTCCACGGAGGATAACACACCGAAAAT ACATTGCCCCTTTTGCGATTGGTCTTGTTCTGGCAACGATGCTAGTCAATTGGATCGTCACTATTGGAAGACATGCCCATTTCTCACCAAGTGCCCACAATGCAGCCAAGTGCTGGAGGTAGCTGCCCTGAATTATCATTTGACTA CTGAATGTGATGCTAAGGATAGCTATGTCGTCTGC
- the LOC6641683 gene encoding uncharacterized protein LOC6641683, with protein sequence MANTNNVASGWLQIQSLLNTINHILIFLVAVFFFVLARSLEFKDTAMHMFLTGIGFHVLMAEALMSHYKVNPITRSLSHRNKSRLHGILQIVGGSMILLGAMGKFANKDVHWNTWHGRIGTGASFGCAASIVGGLVTYFQPKVVLNKFPPSELKYRHNLFGLANFTQGMAAIFLSYYSKFFLKFVDHQFIPAMMLTTVLVYLLTIISPVSSLLAKYKYRQQKKQQEKVK encoded by the exons ATGGCAAACACGAATAATGTAGCCTCCGGCTGGCTGCAAATCCAAAGCCTTTTGAATACCATTAACCATATACTAATATTTTTAGTTGCGGTATTCTTTTTCGTCCTGGCACGTAGCTTGGAATTCAAGGACACTGCTATGCATATGTTCTTAACCGGTATAGGA TTCCATGTGCTAATGGCCGAGGCTTTGATGTCTCATTATAAAGTGAATCCTATAACTCGTTCGCTTTCCCATCGCAACAAATCTCGCCTACATGGCATATTGCAAATTGTTGGTGGCTCAATGATTTTATTGGGAGCCATGGGTAAATTCGCTAACAAGGATGTCCATTGGAACACTTGGCATGGTCGTATTG GAACGGGTGCTTCTTTTGGCTGTGCTGCAAGTATTGTGGGTGGTTTGGTTACATATTTTCAACCCAAAGTGGTTTTAAATAAGTTCCCGCCATCAGAATTGAAGTATCGTCATAATCTTTTTGGTTTGGCTAATTTTACCCAAGGCATGGCTGCCATATTTTTAAGTTACTATTCTAaattctttttgaaatttgttgatCATCAATTCATACCAGCAATGATGTTAACTACTGTCTTAGTTTATCTGCTGACAATTATAAGCCCAGTGAGCTCACTCTTGGCTAAGTATAAATATagacaacaaaagaaacaacagGAGAAGGTAAAATAG
- the LOC6641681 gene encoding splicing factor 45: MDLYDDIDTKPRASQIDGWSSGIKMLQTQLAVKKAAQLPKPREQIKKPLMTPVVNLRAKRAATDAPETAGFPPIVGATTKPIITGTALPPPAMESLKKDDWSDFVDEYDPQWPNEYEKLKEKTKSSDKSRNSGNKEHRSINKDRDGPQERDHDRKRNRGSGGRGGGGGRDNHKDRDNNSPPSVKFSGFSQRQSEEDRYSPPAPGSMAKQGGGAAIAPPPSLQEISIDNGDGSSNVTIPYSASSVAAKIMAKYGFKDGQGLGKSEQGMSVALQVEKTSKRGGRIIHEKDVFLPPAPLGGGTPSSSSSPPMLAPPSPSHNAMPPPSFPGLAPPSANEPEPSITEIMKDPSKVVLLRNMVGPGDVDEELEPEVKDECNTKYGEVNSVIIHEAFGTTPEDAVKIFVEFKRIESAIKAVVDLNGRFFGGRQVRAGFYNFDKFKSFQLN, translated from the exons ATGGATTTGTATGATGACATAGATACCAAGCCGCGTGCCAGCCAAATCGATGGCTGGTCATCGGGCATTAAAATGTTGCAGACACAACTAGCCGTGAAAAAAGCAGCCCAATTGCCCAAACCCAGAGAACAAATTAAGAAACCG CTTATGACACCTGTGGTCAATCTGCGAGCTAAGCGAGCAGCAACAGATGCCCCGGAGACAGCAGGATTTCCGCCCATAGTAGGGGCCACCACAAAACCCATTATAACTGGAACAGCTCTGCCACCTCCCGCCATGGAAAGTTTAAAGAAGGATGATTGGAGTGATTTTGTAGACGAATACGATCCCCAATGGCCCAATGAGTATGaaaagctcaaagagaagacAAAAAGTAGCGATAAATCACGGAATAGCGGCAACAAGGAGCATCGGAGTATTAACAAAGATCGAGATGGCCCACAGGAACGAGATCATGATCGCAAGCGTAATCGTGGTAGCGGTGGACGCGGAGGTGGTGGGGGACGCGACAATCACAAAGATCGGGATAACAATTCACCACCAAGTGTGAAATTTAGCGGCTTTAGCCAGCGACAAAGCGAGGAGGATCGATATAGTCCGCCAGCGCCTGGTTCAATGGCCAAACAAGGTGGCGGTGCAGCCATAGCTCCACCACCATCTCTGCAAGAAATCTCTATTGATAATGGTGATGGCAGCTCCAACGTTACAATACCCTATTCGGCTAGCTCTGTAGCAGCCAAAATTATGGCCAAATATGGTTTCAAAGATGGGCAGGGTCTAGGCAAATCCGAGCAAGGCATGTCTGTGGCATTACAAGTGGAAAAGACGTCAAAACGCGGTGGAAGGATTATACATGAAAAAGATGTTTTCCTGCCACCAGCGCCATTGGGCGGAGGGACACCATCATCCTCTTCATCGCCTCCAATGTTAGCTCCTCCTAGTCCTAGTCACAACGCTATGCCACCGCCCTCGTTCCCCGGTTTGGCACCGCCTTCTGCTAATGAACCAGAGCCAAGTATCACAGAAATAATGAAAGATCCCAGTAAAGTTGTTTTGCTGCGAAATATGGTGGGTCCTGGGGATGTGGACGAGGAATTGGAACCGGAAGTCAAAGATGAATGCAACACCAAGTATGGCGAAGTGAATAGCGTTATAATACATGAAGCATTTGGCACTACACCCGAGGACGCAGTAAAAATCTTTGTGGAGTTTAAGCGCATCGAGAGCGCTATCAAAG CTGTCGTGGATTTGAACGGACGTTTCTTCGGTGGACGCCAAGTTCGTGCtggattttataattttgataaattcaaatcttttcaattaaattaa